A window from Luteibacter flocculans encodes these proteins:
- a CDS encoding class I SAM-dependent methyltransferase has product MNGQMQIDPLARRQHTTSPDTPPAFDEARLLDTQRAFDSVAADYDGPRGNNELIQRMRGTLWQTVARELPVGSRLLDLGCGTGLDAAEFAQRGYHVVASDWSPEMVERTRDRAVAARLTSRLSAVHLGVQQLHLLGGRFDGIYSNFGPLNCAPDLGAVAQECARLLRPGGTLVFSVMGRICPWEVAHYALRRRFGRAGVRFGRGVQSVGMNGHTIWTWYYLPREFYAAFESHFTLGSYRALSLFLPPPYMVDRYRRRPARYERLGRLDDRFGGLPGLRDMGDHFLIVMHRR; this is encoded by the coding sequence ATGAACGGGCAAATGCAGATTGATCCGCTGGCGCGACGCCAGCACACGACGTCGCCGGATACGCCGCCGGCATTCGACGAAGCGCGTCTGCTCGACACGCAGCGCGCTTTCGACAGCGTGGCGGCCGACTACGACGGTCCTCGCGGCAACAACGAGCTGATCCAGCGCATGCGCGGCACGCTCTGGCAGACGGTCGCGCGCGAACTGCCGGTGGGCTCGCGGCTGCTGGACCTGGGCTGCGGCACGGGTCTCGACGCGGCGGAGTTCGCCCAGCGCGGCTACCACGTGGTGGCAAGCGACTGGTCCCCGGAGATGGTCGAGCGCACCCGTGACCGTGCCGTCGCTGCGAGGCTGACGTCCCGGCTAAGCGCCGTCCACCTCGGCGTGCAGCAGTTGCACCTGCTCGGCGGTCGCTTCGACGGCATCTATTCCAACTTCGGGCCGCTCAACTGCGCGCCGGACCTGGGTGCGGTCGCGCAGGAGTGCGCGCGGCTCCTGCGCCCGGGCGGTACGCTCGTGTTCTCGGTGATGGGGCGGATCTGCCCGTGGGAAGTGGCGCACTACGCGCTGCGTCGCCGCTTCGGTCGCGCGGGTGTGCGCTTCGGACGGGGCGTGCAGTCGGTGGGCATGAACGGCCATACGATCTGGACCTGGTACTACCTGCCGCGCGAGTTCTACGCCGCGTTCGAGTCGCACTTCACGCTGGGAAGCTATCGTGCGTTGAGCCTGTTCCTTCCGCCGCCGTACATGGTCGATCGCTACCGTCGGCGACCGGCGCGCTATGAGCGCCTTGGCCGGCTCGACGACCGATTTGGCGGTCTTCCCGGCCTGCGCGACATGGGCGACCACTTTCTCATCGTGATGCATCGGCGCTGA